A genomic segment from Salvia splendens isolate huo1 chromosome 13, SspV2, whole genome shotgun sequence encodes:
- the LOC121761178 gene encoding histone H1-like — protein MAATEDPVVPIEDEAEQPAVEDAAIPKEENPPPKSTKARKAAVPKEKKVPAPRKRISPSHPPYFDMIKEAIVALKERTGSSQYAIQKFIEEKQNFLPLNFRKILLIQLRKLVENDKLVKMKNSYKLPSARASRTAAAAPTTAAPAKKKPASSAKPKAAPKAAAAAKGKKTAAKPKPKAKAAPAKAKTAPATKAKSVAKAKPAAKPKAAAPAKAKAAPKRKAPEKPKAEKKPPAKASRTSTRTTPRKVVAAAAAKKAPPAKKGKK, from the exons ATGGCTGCCACCGAAGATCCAGTTGTTCCAATCGAGGATGAGGCGGAACAGCCAGCAGTCGAGGATGCTGCCATTCCCAAGGAGGAGAATCCGCCGCCGAAATCCACCAAGGCGAGGAAGGCGGCTGTCCCAAAGGAGAAGAAGGTTCCGGCACCGAGGAAGCGCATATCTCCCTCCCACCCTCCCTACTTCGAT ATGATTAAGGAGGCGATCGTGGCGTTGAAGGAGAGGACTGGATCGAGCCAGTACGCGATTCAGAAGTTCATCGAGGAGAAGCAGAATTTTCTGCCGTTGAATTTCAGGAAGATTTTGCTGATTCAGCTGAGGAAGCTCGTCGAGAATGACAAGCTCGTGAAGATGAAGAACTCGTATAAATTGCCGTCAGCTCGTGCTTCCagaaccgccgccgctgcgcccACCACTGCGGCGCCTGCTAAGAAGAAGCCTGCTTCTTCTGCAAAGCCTAAGGCCGCGCCGaaggctgctgctgctgcgaaGGGGAAGAAGACTGCGGCGAAACCTAAGCCGAAGGCTAAAGCTGCCCCTGCGAAAGCGAAGACTGCACCTGCAACGAAGGCCAAGTCGGTTGCCAAGGCCAAGCCTGCGGCGAAGCCAAAAGCTGCAGCTCCTGCTAAGGCGAAGGCGGCGCCGAAGAGGAAGGCACCGGAGAAGCCTAAGGCTGAGAAGAAACCGCCTGCTAAAGCGTCCAGAACTTCCACCAGAACAACTCCGAGGAAGGTGGTTGCGGCTGCAGCTGCTAAGAAAGCTCCGCCGGCGAAGAAGGGGAAGAAGTAG